In Arcobacter sp. F2176, a single window of DNA contains:
- a CDS encoding MarR family winged helix-turn-helix transcriptional regulator produces the protein MKDIKKVSLPHKVTQTAYKINQSLSNDLKEFDIAPEQRAILEVIDNNNKVSQNELSQYLKKDKTTVSRTLDVIERKGYITRKYTKEDKRIKFITLTSFGKDVLNKTEEILNLFRKKTIANLSEEEITIFYDLLEKLLLNIERSDDK, from the coding sequence ATGAAAGATATAAAAAAGGTATCTCTTCCTCACAAAGTAACACAAACTGCATATAAAATTAACCAATCTTTATCAAACGATTTAAAAGAATTTGATATTGCACCTGAACAAAGAGCAATTCTTGAAGTTATTGATAACAACAATAAAGTTTCTCAAAATGAACTTAGTCAATATCTTAAAAAAGATAAAACAACCGTATCTCGGACTTTAGATGTTATAGAAAGAAAAGGTTATATTACAAGAAAATATACGAAAGAGGACAAAAGAATAAAGTTTATTACTTTAACTTCTTTTGGAAAAGATGTTTTAAATAAAACAGAAGAAATACTTAATTTATTTAGGAAAAAGACTATAGCAAATCTCTCAGAAGAAGAGATAACTATTTTTTATGATTTATTAGAAAAACTTTTGTTAAATATTGAAAGAAGTGATGATAAATAA
- a CDS encoding peptidylprolyl isomerase has protein sequence MKDKQIKLFAKKVLFTLMATFTFSNAQMIDALALTVNDEPITTNDINEKMAETKLKKADAVSELIDEILYNQELEKQNITVDIFEVNDYLEKLAASNGMDLYTFKSILRQKNKDFDKFEENIKKEIMKKKLAAKLVRGNIPVATEEDLKIYYDNNQAMFTTASKINVTQYASKNKRSLITISQNPMAILNDVVKKDFTLEQDKLNPQLKFLLNDTQDGTFTPIFTADRTFVMFFVKNKSGVTTLKFDEVKEKIFNALMGEREQKFLKEYFEKLKLTADIKVIR, from the coding sequence ATGAAAGATAAGCAAATTAAACTTTTTGCTAAAAAAGTTCTTTTTACTTTGATGGCAACATTTACATTTTCAAATGCACAAATGATAGATGCCTTAGCTTTAACAGTAAACGATGAACCAATAACTACAAATGATATAAATGAAAAAATGGCAGAAACTAAATTGAAGAAAGCAGATGCTGTTAGTGAATTGATTGATGAAATTTTGTATAATCAAGAGCTTGAAAAACAAAATATAACAGTTGATATTTTTGAAGTTAATGATTATTTGGAAAAATTAGCTGCATCTAATGGTATGGATTTATATACATTCAAATCAATCCTTAGACAAAAGAATAAAGACTTTGATAAGTTTGAAGAAAACATAAAAAAAGAGATTATGAAGAAAAAACTTGCAGCAAAGCTAGTAAGAGGGAATATTCCAGTTGCTACAGAAGAAGATTTAAAGATTTATTATGACAATAACCAAGCAATGTTTACGACTGCATCAAAGATAAATGTAACACAATATGCTAGTAAGAATAAAAGATCTTTAATAACAATATCTCAAAACCCAATGGCAATTTTAAATGATGTTGTAAAAAAAGACTTTACTTTAGAACAAGATAAATTAAATCCACAATTAAAATTCCTTTTAAATGATACACAAGATGGTACATTTACACCAATTTTTACAGCAGATAGAACCTTTGTAATGTTTTTTGTAAAAAATAAAAGTGGAGTTACAACTCTAAAATTTGATGAAGTAAAAGAGAAAATTTTTAATGCACTAATGGGTGAAAGAGAACAAAAATTCTTAAAAGAATATTTTGAAAAATTAAAATTAACAGCTGATATAAAAGTGATAAGATAA
- a CDS encoding NAD(P)H-dependent glycerol-3-phosphate dehydrogenase: protein MKRIAVIGAGKWGQALHFALSLKQEVYITSRTKKDIKNFVDLKTAMECEYLIIAIPAQEIKNWLKENFIYKGQKVLVASKGIEASSGKFLNEIYEKFVPNKNIGFISGPSFAAEVIKALPAAIVINSKSKKLYDEFSQFFPEYLKTYHSKDIIGAEIAGAYKNVLAIASGICDGLKLGNNARASLISRGLVEMARFGKEFGAKKSTFLGLSGAGDLFLTASSTMSRNYRVGLGLAQNKKLEEILEELGEVAEGVKTAEAIYRLSKQYNIYTPISNEVKKILDGKEPIDSLKDLLKS, encoded by the coding sequence ATGAAAAGAATCGCAGTAATAGGAGCAGGAAAATGGGGGCAAGCCTTACATTTTGCTCTTAGTTTAAAACAAGAAGTTTATATAACATCAAGAACAAAAAAGGATATTAAAAACTTTGTTGATTTAAAAACTGCAATGGAATGTGAATACCTAATAATAGCTATTCCAGCCCAAGAGATAAAAAATTGGTTAAAAGAAAACTTTATTTATAAAGGACAAAAAGTACTTGTAGCATCCAAAGGGATTGAAGCATCAAGTGGAAAATTTCTTAATGAAATATATGAAAAGTTTGTACCAAACAAAAATATTGGTTTTATTTCAGGTCCTTCTTTTGCAGCAGAAGTTATAAAAGCCTTACCAGCAGCAATAGTTATAAACTCAAAATCAAAAAAATTATATGATGAATTTAGCCAATTTTTTCCAGAATATTTAAAAACTTACCACTCAAAAGATATAATTGGTGCAGAAATAGCAGGTGCTTATAAAAATGTATTAGCTATAGCAAGTGGTATTTGTGATGGCTTAAAACTTGGAAATAATGCAAGAGCCTCTTTGATTTCAAGAGGCTTAGTAGAAATGGCAAGATTTGGTAAAGAGTTTGGGGCAAAAAAATCTACTTTTTTAGGATTAAGTGGAGCAGGTGATCTATTTTTAACAGCTAGTTCTACTATGAGTAGAAACTATAGAGTAGGGCTAGGCTTAGCACAAAATAAAAAACTTGAAGAGATTTTAGAAGAGTTGGGAGAAGTAGCAGAAGGTGTTAAAACAGCAGAAGCTATATATAGACTATCCAAACAATACAATATCTATACGCCAATATCAAATGAAGTAAAAAAAATACTTGATGGCAAAGAACCAATAGATAGTTTAAAAGACTTATTAAAAAGTTAA
- the gatB gene encoding Asp-tRNA(Asn)/Glu-tRNA(Gln) amidotransferase subunit GatB, whose translation MFEVIIGLEVHVQLNTNSKLFCSCATSFGEDPNTNVCPTCLGLPGALPVLNKEAVHKAIMLGTALKSKINQKSIFNRKNYFYPDLPSGYQISQFEVPVVGLGELVIDFPDGSQKTIGVTRAHLENDAGKSIHAGSESHVDLNRAGTPLLEIVSEPDMRTAQEAILYLKKLHSIVRYLGISDANMQEGSFRCDVNVSIRPKGDTNLYTRCEIKNMNSFKFIEKAIAYEVNRHIEAWEDGIHDTEIVQETRLFDPEKGETRSMRGKEDAADYRYFPDPDLRPVIITDEMMEKYSQIPELPDEKKARFVKEYGIKDYDASVITSQLEMAHFFEEMLEEGISGKNAVTWLTVELQGRLNDSLTTSPVDAKKLATIVKRIEDNTISGKAAKEVLDYLMENDTNVDSVIEKLGLKQVSDDAALLAMIDEILSNNQDKVEEYKAGKEKMFAFFVGQTMKASKGTANPQKVSELLKQRLA comes from the coding sequence ATGTTTGAAGTAATAATAGGTCTTGAGGTACATGTACAACTGAACACAAATAGTAAACTTTTTTGTTCGTGTGCAACTAGTTTTGGAGAAGATCCAAATACAAATGTATGTCCTACTTGTTTAGGTCTTCCAGGTGCTCTTCCTGTCTTAAATAAAGAAGCAGTGCATAAAGCAATTATGCTAGGAACTGCATTAAAATCAAAAATTAACCAAAAATCTATTTTCAATAGAAAAAATTACTTCTATCCCGACTTACCATCTGGTTACCAAATATCTCAATTTGAAGTTCCAGTTGTAGGGCTTGGAGAATTAGTTATTGATTTTCCTGATGGAAGCCAAAAAACTATTGGAGTAACAAGAGCTCACCTAGAAAATGATGCGGGTAAAAGTATTCATGCAGGAAGTGAATCTCATGTGGATTTAAATAGAGCTGGAACACCTTTACTTGAAATAGTAAGTGAACCAGATATGAGAACTGCACAAGAGGCAATTTTATATCTTAAAAAACTTCACTCAATAGTAAGATACCTTGGAATTAGTGATGCTAATATGCAAGAGGGAAGCTTTAGATGTGATGTTAATGTTTCTATTAGACCAAAAGGTGATACAAATCTTTATACAAGATGTGAAATTAAAAATATGAACTCATTCAAGTTTATTGAAAAAGCAATTGCTTATGAAGTAAATAGACATATTGAAGCTTGGGAAGATGGTATTCATGATACTGAGATAGTACAAGAAACAAGACTATTTGATCCAGAAAAGGGTGAAACTAGATCTATGAGAGGTAAAGAAGATGCTGCTGATTATAGATATTTTCCAGACCCAGATTTAAGACCTGTAATTATTACAGATGAAATGATGGAAAAATATTCACAAATACCAGAACTTCCAGATGAGAAAAAAGCTAGATTTGTAAAAGAGTATGGAATCAAAGATTATGACGCAAGTGTTATTACAAGTCAACTTGAGATGGCTCACTTTTTTGAAGAGATGTTAGAAGAAGGAATTAGTGGTAAAAATGCAGTTACTTGGTTAACAGTTGAACTACAAGGAAGATTAAACGATTCACTTACAACTTCACCAGTTGATGCTAAAAAACTAGCAACAATAGTTAAAAGAATTGAAGACAATACTATCTCTGGAAAAGCAGCTAAAGAAGTACTTGATTATCTAATGGAAAATGATACAAATGTTGATAGTGTTATTGAAAAGCTAGGATTAAAACAAGTATCTGATGATGCTGCTTTACTTGCTATGATTGATGAAATTTTATCTAATAACCAAGATAAAGTTGAAGAATACAAAGCAGGAAAAGAAAAAATGTTTGCCTTCTTTGTAGGTCAAACTATGAAAGCTAGTAAAGGTACTGCAAACCCTCAAAAAGTAAGTGAACTTTTGAAACAAAGATTAGCATAA
- a CDS encoding adenylate/guanylate cyclase domain-containing protein, which translates to MNIRKKVIYSFIVLILFILSISSLSLITTYHMKENSSFAKEVSKLIIIQEDMNELINLATVENSSNNLNEIKKNFNAYEKNFEHLKSEILKKNEKDFVDSILSNIRQDKYITNYLNKLFVNEHTIELIFDEVYNFQKKHIFNNNLFKNIYPKENDTRNTLQDLIFQTNNLSLIQEFGNLKYYSKETLYQHKDEVRFKKWLNSINKIMQELNKDEEDLLNLFNNYKETVKEVGTVAININLIENQEKTLIQKLISILKENKQVSISIETKIEEITSQFLNKVSTLEFILVMSIILITFILTLYITSRLTLIIKKLKIGVQKLKNGDYNVNIVINEDKEFNEIAKTFNNMSKNIKENQDTLEEKIKIRTNELQTALINIQNQKDILENLSNKLAKYLSPQIFESIFSGKQDVQLESKRKYLTVFFSDIKGFTDLTDTIETESLTQLLNEYLDIMSSIAIKHGGTIDKYIGDSIMIFFGDPLSNGKVEDAISCINMAIEMKEEMGRLRIKWQKDGITKPFHIRMGINSGYCTVGNFGSKNRLDYTIIGGVVNLASRLEANARPDEILISKETYMFIKDSVKCTKKEELNVKGISHPIQTYEVLSNSSNSTIIEEQIGFNLILDLNEIDKSNVISTLKNTILSIEKNS; encoded by the coding sequence ATGAATATAAGAAAAAAAGTAATTTATAGTTTTATAGTTTTAATCCTATTTATTCTTTCTATTAGTTCTCTTAGTTTAATAACAACATATCACATGAAAGAGAACTCTAGTTTTGCAAAGGAAGTTTCAAAATTAATCATTATCCAAGAAGATATGAATGAACTTATTAATTTAGCAACAGTAGAAAACTCCAGCAATAATTTAAATGAAATAAAAAAGAATTTCAACGCTTATGAAAAAAACTTTGAACATTTAAAAAGTGAAATTCTTAAAAAAAATGAAAAAGATTTTGTAGATAGTATTCTAAGTAATATTCGTCAAGATAAATATATTACAAACTATTTAAATAAACTATTTGTAAATGAACATACTATTGAATTAATTTTTGATGAAGTATATAATTTTCAAAAAAAACATATTTTCAATAATAATTTATTCAAAAATATCTATCCAAAAGAGAATGATACAAGAAATACATTACAAGACCTTATCTTTCAAACAAATAATCTTTCATTAATCCAAGAGTTTGGTAACTTGAAATATTATAGTAAAGAGACTCTTTACCAACACAAAGATGAAGTAAGATTCAAAAAATGGCTAAATTCTATAAATAAAATCATGCAAGAATTAAATAAAGATGAAGAAGATTTATTAAACTTATTTAATAACTACAAAGAGACAGTAAAAGAAGTTGGTACAGTAGCTATAAATATAAACCTTATAGAAAATCAAGAAAAAACATTAATACAAAAACTTATTTCTATACTAAAAGAAAATAAACAAGTCTCTATTTCTATTGAAACAAAAATAGAAGAGATTACTAGTCAATTCTTAAATAAAGTATCAACCTTAGAGTTTATTTTAGTGATGAGTATTATTTTAATTACATTTATTTTGACCTTGTATATTACTTCAAGACTTACATTAATAATCAAAAAGCTAAAAATTGGTGTACAAAAATTGAAAAATGGAGACTATAATGTAAACATAGTCATAAATGAAGATAAAGAGTTTAATGAAATAGCTAAAACATTTAATAATATGTCTAAAAATATTAAAGAGAACCAAGATACACTAGAAGAAAAGATAAAAATAAGAACAAATGAACTACAAACCGCTTTAATAAATATTCAAAATCAAAAAGATATTTTAGAAAATTTATCAAATAAACTTGCAAAATATCTCTCTCCTCAAATATTTGAATCTATTTTTAGTGGAAAACAAGATGTACAATTAGAATCAAAAAGAAAATACCTAACAGTATTCTTCTCAGACATCAAAGGATTTACTGACTTAACAGATACAATAGAAACAGAATCCTTAACTCAACTTTTAAATGAGTACTTGGATATTATGTCAAGTATTGCCATAAAACATGGAGGAACCATAGATAAGTATATAGGTGATTCTATTATGATTTTCTTTGGAGATCCACTTTCAAATGGTAAAGTGGAAGATGCAATTTCTTGTATAAATATGGCTATTGAGATGAAAGAAGAGATGGGACGATTGAGAATTAAATGGCAAAAAGATGGAATAACTAAACCCTTTCACATAAGAATGGGAATAAATAGTGGTTATTGTACAGTTGGAAATTTTGGTTCTAAAAATAGACTTGACTATACGATTATAGGAGGAGTTGTAAATTTAGCTTCAAGGCTAGAAGCAAATGCAAGACCCGATGAGATTTTGATCTCAAAAGAAACATACATGTTTATTAAAGATAGTGTAAAATGTACTAAGAAAGAAGAATTAAATGTAAAAGGAATATCTCATCCTATACAAACCTATGAAGTACTTTCAAATAGTAGTAATAGTACAATTATAGAAGAGCAAATTGGATTCAATCTGATTTTAGATTTAAATGAGATTGATAAAAGTAATGTTATTAGTACTTTAAAAAATACAATTTTAAGTATTGAGAAAAATAGTTAA
- a CDS encoding ABC transporter permease, whose protein sequence is MKIIPFTHLAYSILPLFIVWYYYKKWTNDKYEIITSTIRMVIQLLIIGYFLIYLFKEKNDFVGLLIIIFMITVSTWIALRNTQDKSLNHYSKIFLSIAISGIIHLILIIAFVLDLHTLYEPRYVIPIAGMIFANTMNALSLAIERYEKELSRDVSFEKAREVAFKACLIPQINSLLAVGLVSLPGMMTGQILSGIDPLIAVRYQIMIMTMVLSSAGISAIIYFLLKKS, encoded by the coding sequence ATGAAAATAATCCCTTTTACTCATTTAGCCTATTCAATTTTACCCCTTTTTATTGTGTGGTATTATTATAAAAAATGGACAAATGATAAATATGAAATAATCACTTCTACGATTAGAATGGTAATACAACTTCTAATAATAGGGTATTTCTTAATTTATTTGTTTAAAGAAAAAAATGATTTTGTTGGTTTATTAATCATAATTTTTATGATTACAGTATCAACTTGGATTGCTTTAAGAAATACCCAAGATAAATCACTTAATCACTACAGCAAAATATTTTTATCAATTGCAATATCTGGAATAATACATCTTATTTTAATCATAGCTTTTGTACTTGACTTACATACTCTTTATGAACCAAGATATGTAATACCAATAGCAGGAATGATATTTGCAAATACAATGAATGCACTATCTTTAGCAATTGAAAGGTATGAAAAAGAACTAAGTAGAGATGTTTCTTTTGAGAAAGCAAGAGAAGTAGCCTTTAAAGCCTGTTTAATACCCCAAATAAACTCTTTACTTGCAGTTGGACTAGTTTCCCTACCTGGAATGATGACAGGGCAAATACTCTCTGGTATTGATCCTTTGATTGCAGTTAGATATCAAATCATGATTATGACCATGGTTTTATCAAGTGCAGGAATTAGTGCCATTATATATTTCTTGCTAAAAAAAAGCTAA
- a CDS encoding helix-turn-helix domain-containing protein — MTKKIDNDFQENIEKCPVETALDVLAGKWKILILWYLRSETKRFNELQKLLPRTTQKMLIQKLRELEEDGIVHREVYPVVPPKVEYSLTDYGKTLKPILKQLYLWGEIHKNKDL; from the coding sequence ATGACAAAAAAAATAGATAATGATTTTCAAGAAAATATTGAAAAATGTCCAGTAGAAACTGCCCTTGATGTATTAGCAGGAAAGTGGAAAATACTAATTTTATGGTATTTAAGAAGTGAAACTAAAAGATTCAATGAATTACAAAAGCTTCTTCCAAGAACTACACAAAAGATGTTGATACAAAAGTTAAGAGAGTTAGAAGAAGATGGAATAGTTCATCGTGAAGTTTATCCTGTAGTTCCTCCAAAGGTGGAATACTCTTTAACTGATTATGGGAAAACATTAAAACCTATATTAAAACAACTCTATCTTTGGGGTGAAATTCACAAAAATAAAGATTTATAA
- a CDS encoding FAD-binding and (Fe-S)-binding domain-containing protein: MLEGKYKDFLESISKNIEHNRIFTDKLHTLVYGTDASFYRLLPKIVIKADNSDEVQAIIKEAYKRELPITFRAGGTSLSGQAISDSILIITSRKFTNFKLAEDKSYISLEPAITGEQANNILKEFNKKIGPDPASINAAMIGGIAANNASGMCCGTAQNSYKTLKSIKLIMADGTRLDTASEKSKKEFKKEHGKLLNDLKELSKITKDNKELSKLIEKKYKIKNTCGYSLNALIDYEDEFDILSHLIIGSEGTLAFIEEVTYNTVEDYPNKASALIFFENIKDACDAVSKIKLAKDAKKIVVDAVELMDNKALKSVQDKEGMPEYLKEFNNEVTALLVETRASKKTLLTKQTKEIETLLSEFTTVREIEFTSKVEEYTLFWKIRKGLFPAVGAVRKIGTTVIIEDVAYPIESLSEATLELQSMFEKHGYHEALIFGHALDGNFHFVFTQDFNDEKEIKRYDEFMNDVTNSVALKYQGSLKAEHGTGRNMAAFIELEWGKTAFDLMESIKNIFDPNGILNPGVIINHNKQAHLKNLKPLPQTNDLVDTCIECGFCEPMCPSNAITFTPRHRIVANREISRLESIGEQKEADELKEAYVYDGIETCATCSLCSTACPVGIDTGALTKYLRHERITPTQDKIATFIANNFSTTLSGMRVGLKGANLVHNLVGTSLMSGMTSSFRKLLGTPKWSATLPSGLSINKKFANKASDKKVVYFPSCLSRTMGQSSFSQEEKTLYDTTVEVLQKAGFEIILPKELEELCCGMPFSSKGFKKQAEHKSIQLEQALIDASANGEYPILCDTSPCTKKMHESFISDIKIYEPIEFCLDYVVNELELTKIDEPITIHSTCSSRKMGIHEKFIDLAKLCANEVIVPTDVKCCGFAGDRGFNFPELNDSALSKLKEQTSKAKLAFSTSKTCEIGLSEHSGLDYNSILYLVNRCSSTKV, from the coding sequence ATGTTAGAGGGGAAATACAAAGATTTTTTAGAAAGCATTTCTAAAAATATTGAACATAATAGGATTTTTACAGATAAACTACATACTTTAGTTTATGGGACTGATGCATCATTTTATAGACTACTTCCAAAAATTGTAATAAAAGCAGACAATTCAGATGAAGTGCAAGCTATCATAAAAGAAGCGTATAAAAGAGAATTACCAATCACTTTTAGAGCAGGGGGAACATCTTTATCAGGACAAGCAATTAGTGATTCTATTTTGATAATTACATCAAGAAAATTTACTAATTTTAAATTGGCAGAAGATAAAAGTTATATAAGCTTAGAACCAGCAATTACAGGGGAACAAGCAAATAATATATTAAAAGAATTTAATAAAAAAATAGGTCCAGATCCAGCAAGTATAAATGCCGCTATGATAGGTGGAATTGCTGCAAATAATGCTTCAGGTATGTGTTGTGGAACTGCACAAAACTCATATAAAACACTAAAATCAATAAAACTTATTATGGCAGATGGAACAAGACTTGATACTGCTAGTGAAAAATCAAAAAAAGAGTTTAAAAAAGAGCATGGAAAACTTTTAAATGATTTAAAAGAATTATCAAAAATCACTAAAGATAATAAAGAGTTAAGTAAACTTATTGAAAAAAAATATAAGATAAAAAATACCTGTGGTTACTCTTTAAATGCCCTTATTGATTATGAAGATGAATTTGATATTTTGTCTCATTTAATAATTGGAAGTGAAGGTACTTTAGCCTTTATTGAAGAGGTAACTTATAACACAGTTGAAGATTATCCAAATAAAGCAAGTGCTTTAATATTTTTTGAAAATATCAAAGATGCCTGTGATGCTGTATCAAAAATAAAATTAGCAAAAGATGCTAAAAAAATAGTTGTAGATGCTGTTGAACTTATGGATAATAAGGCCTTAAAATCTGTACAAGATAAAGAGGGTATGCCAGAGTATTTAAAAGAGTTCAATAATGAAGTAACAGCTTTATTAGTGGAAACAAGAGCTAGTAAAAAAACACTCTTGACAAAACAAACAAAAGAGATAGAGACTCTTTTAAGTGAATTTACAACTGTAAGAGAGATAGAGTTTACTTCAAAAGTAGAAGAATATACACTATTTTGGAAAATAAGAAAAGGTCTTTTCCCTGCTGTGGGAGCTGTGAGAAAAATAGGAACAACAGTTATTATTGAAGATGTTGCTTATCCAATAGAATCTTTGTCAGAAGCAACATTAGAACTTCAATCTATGTTTGAAAAACATGGTTACCATGAAGCACTTATTTTTGGACATGCCTTAGATGGAAATTTTCACTTTGTATTTACACAAGATTTTAATGATGAAAAAGAGATTAAAAGATACGATGAATTTATGAATGATGTTACTAATTCGGTTGCATTAAAATACCAAGGAAGCTTAAAAGCTGAGCATGGTACAGGTAGAAATATGGCTGCATTTATAGAGTTAGAATGGGGAAAAACTGCTTTTGATTTGATGGAAAGTATTAAAAATATCTTTGATCCAAATGGTATTTTAAATCCAGGTGTAATTATAAATCATAATAAACAAGCCCATTTAAAAAACCTAAAGCCATTGCCACAAACTAATGATTTAGTTGATACTTGTATTGAGTGTGGATTCTGTGAGCCGATGTGTCCTTCAAATGCCATTACTTTTACTCCAAGACATAGAATTGTTGCAAATAGAGAAATAAGTAGACTAGAATCAATTGGTGAACAAAAAGAAGCAGATGAGTTAAAAGAAGCATATGTATATGATGGTATAGAAACTTGTGCAACATGTAGTTTATGTTCAACTGCCTGTCCAGTAGGAATTGATACAGGAGCTCTTACGAAGTATTTAAGACATGAAAGAATAACTCCAACGCAAGATAAAATTGCTACATTTATAGCAAATAACTTTTCTACTACATTAAGTGGCATGAGAGTAGGGCTAAAAGGTGCAAACCTTGTTCACAATTTAGTAGGAACTTCTTTAATGAGTGGAATGACAAGTAGCTTTAGAAAACTATTAGGAACACCAAAATGGAGTGCAACACTACCAAGTGGCTTAAGTATAAATAAAAAATTTGCAAATAAAGCAAGTGATAAAAAAGTAGTCTATTTCCCTTCTTGTTTAAGTAGAACTATGGGACAAAGTAGTTTTTCTCAAGAAGAAAAAACCTTATATGATACAACAGTTGAAGTTCTTCAAAAAGCAGGTTTTGAAATTATATTACCAAAAGAGCTTGAAGAGTTATGTTGTGGTATGCCTTTTTCATCAAAAGGATTCAAAAAACAAGCTGAACATAAATCAATACAACTTGAACAAGCTTTAATAGATGCAAGTGCTAATGGCGAATATCCAATTTTATGTGATACAAGTCCTTGTACTAAAAAAATGCATGAGAGTTTTATTAGTGATATTAAAATTTATGAACCTATTGAATTTTGTTTAGACTATGTAGTAAATGAATTGGAACTTACTAAAATAGATGAACCAATAACAATACACTCAACATGTAGTTCAAGAAAAATGGGTATACATGAAAAATTTATTGATCTTGCAAAACTATGTGCCAATGAAGTAATAGTTCCAACAGATGTTAAATGTTGTGGATTTGCGGGAGATAGGGGATTTAATTTTCCTGAACTAAATGATTCAGCCCTCAGTAAACTAAAAGAACAAACCTCAAAAGCAAAACTTGCATTTTCTACATCAAAGACTTGTGAAATAGGGTTAAGTGAGCATTCAGGACTTGACTATAATTCAATTTTATATTTAGTAAATAGATGTAGTTCTACTAAAGTTTAA
- a CDS encoding YhdH/YhfP family quinone oxidoreductase: MKAFIVEKFEDKKFKSGLKEIEVPQIGENEVLIKATYSSLNYKDALSSVGNPGVTRNFPHVTGIDVAGVVEKSNSDKFSIGEKVLVTGYDFGMNTDGGHQEFVKVPDSWVVKIPKTITDREIMTYGTAGLTAALSVNELLNNGITKGNILVTGATGGVGSIAISILHKLGFNTTAISGKEDKIPFLKDLGASEVILRSEFDVENKRPMGSEKFDGVIDTVGGNILAEALKIVRYDGVVTCCGLTSSFELNTNVFPFILRGVRLIGIDSVECKIEKKIAAWEKIASDFKIENLAQLTNEISLDEIKNAYDTLLAGKASGRFLVKI, encoded by the coding sequence ATGAAAGCATTTATAGTAGAAAAATTTGAAGATAAAAAATTTAAATCAGGATTAAAAGAGATAGAAGTTCCACAAATAGGGGAAAATGAAGTTTTAATAAAAGCAACATACTCATCACTTAATTATAAAGATGCTCTAAGTTCTGTTGGAAATCCAGGGGTTACAAGAAACTTTCCACATGTGACAGGTATTGATGTTGCAGGTGTAGTTGAAAAATCAAACTCAGATAAATTTTCTATAGGGGAGAAAGTTTTAGTAACTGGTTATGATTTTGGTATGAATACAGATGGTGGTCATCAAGAGTTTGTTAAAGTTCCAGATTCATGGGTAGTTAAGATTCCAAAAACTATTACAGATAGAGAAATCATGACTTATGGGACAGCTGGATTGACAGCTGCTTTAAGTGTAAATGAACTGCTTAATAATGGAATAACAAAAGGAAATATTTTAGTTACGGGAGCTACAGGAGGAGTTGGAAGTATTGCAATAAGTATTTTACATAAACTTGGATTTAATACAACTGCTATTAGTGGAAAAGAGGATAAAATACCATTTTTAAAAGATTTAGGTGCAAGTGAAGTTATCTTAAGAAGTGAATTTGATGTGGAAAATAAAAGACCAATGGGAAGTGAAAAATTTGATGGAGTAATTGACACAGTTGGTGGAAATATTTTAGCAGAAGCTTTGAAAATAGTAAGATATGATGGAGTAGTTACTTGTTGTGGATTAACTTCTTCTTTTGAATTAAATACAAATGTTTTCCCATTTATTTTAAGGGGAGTTAGACTTATTGGTATTGATTCAGTTGAATGTAAAATTGAGAAAAAGATTGCTGCTTGGGAAAAAATTGCAAGTGATTTTAAAATAGAAAATCTAGCACAACTTACAAATGAAATATCATTAGATGAAATAAAAAATGCATATGATACTCTACTTGCAGGTAAAGCTTCAGGGAGATTTTTAGTAAAAATATAA